The following coding sequences lie in one Candidatus Eremiobacterota bacterium genomic window:
- the purD gene encoding phosphoribosylamine--glycine ligase, producing the protein MRVLVVGSGAREDALSWRLALSPSCEAVFAAPGNAGTASRGENWDLAATDGKGLTQRCLEERIDLAVLGPETAIAAGVGDRLRDGGIAVFGPNRSAGRLESSKIFAKRFMERHGIPTARAVIAHSLEAANNALNDWEGAVVIKADGLAAGKGVVIAPDGDAARGVLHEWYGAARIPGGGSDVVLEERLEGREVSVFALCDGRAIVPIAAACDYKRAGDGDTGPNTGGMGAYSPPVGFPGDLDDRVRESVLAPLLRGLQAEGEEYVGVLYCGLMWTADGPCVIEFNARFGDPEAQALLPRVNGDFALLLESVARGAMDLSLMTTSARHCVAVVLATSDYPRSNTPLQELSGNIGLDDDCHAFWGASQRDNGTVRSGGGRVLTVTALGDDLPQARTRAYGAVKQLAGRLGTDALSYRTDIAKIV; encoded by the coding sequence ATGCGCGTTCTCGTCGTCGGTAGCGGTGCGCGCGAAGACGCGCTTTCGTGGCGACTCGCATTGTCACCGTCGTGCGAAGCGGTCTTCGCCGCTCCGGGAAACGCGGGCACGGCGTCGCGTGGCGAGAACTGGGATCTCGCCGCGACCGACGGTAAAGGACTCACGCAGCGCTGTCTGGAGGAACGCATCGACCTCGCCGTGCTCGGTCCCGAAACGGCGATCGCAGCCGGCGTCGGCGATCGGTTGCGCGATGGCGGCATCGCCGTCTTCGGCCCCAACCGTTCCGCCGGCCGCCTTGAGTCGAGTAAGATTTTCGCGAAGCGATTTATGGAGCGCCACGGAATTCCGACGGCGCGCGCCGTGATCGCGCATTCACTCGAGGCGGCAAATAACGCGCTCAACGATTGGGAAGGCGCGGTCGTCATCAAAGCCGACGGCCTCGCAGCGGGAAAAGGCGTCGTTATCGCGCCCGATGGCGATGCGGCGCGCGGCGTCTTGCACGAATGGTACGGCGCTGCCCGGATTCCCGGCGGCGGATCCGATGTGGTCCTTGAGGAGCGGCTTGAGGGTCGGGAAGTGAGTGTCTTTGCGCTCTGCGACGGTCGCGCGATCGTGCCGATCGCCGCCGCATGCGATTACAAACGGGCCGGCGACGGCGACACTGGCCCGAACACCGGCGGGATGGGCGCATATTCGCCGCCGGTCGGATTTCCCGGCGATCTCGACGACCGAGTGCGCGAAAGCGTTCTCGCGCCCCTTTTGCGAGGATTACAAGCTGAAGGCGAGGAGTACGTCGGCGTCCTGTACTGCGGCCTCATGTGGACGGCAGACGGACCATGCGTCATCGAATTCAACGCGCGATTCGGTGACCCCGAAGCGCAAGCATTGCTGCCCCGTGTAAACGGCGATTTCGCGTTGCTGCTGGAATCGGTTGCGCGCGGCGCGATGGATCTCTCGCTCATGACGACGTCGGCGCGGCATTGCGTCGCGGTCGTCTTAGCGACCAGTGACTACCCGCGCAGCAATACGCCGCTGCAAGAGTTGAGCGGCAACATTGGCCTCGACGACGACTGCCACGCCTTTTGGGGGGCCTCGCAACGGGATAACGGCACCGTGCGATCGGGTGGAGGTCGTGTGCTGACGGTGACGGCGCTTGGAGACGATCTGCCGCAAGCGCGAACGCGCGCGTACGGCGCGGTCAAGCAGCTTGCGGGAAGGCTCGGCACCGATGCGCTCTCCTACCGAACCGACATCGCCAAGATCGTCTAA
- the guaA gene encoding glutamine-hydrolyzing GMP synthase, producing MPETVFVLDFGAQYGQLIARRVRELGVYCEIVPHDAPWSALSLREPAALILSGGPESTLVEGAPDMDAAVVKSGVPILGICYGMQLLARDVGAKLVKLDHAEYGPATLVVGDRDTPLFDGVPEESRVWMSHGDSVVALPGGYRALASTTRCHIAAMGNAKKKIYGVQFHPEVIQTEHGRTVLDNFLGEIAGLGRDWKMESFLEHSIAEISSKVGSDKVICALSGGVDSAVAATLVARAVGEQLTCIFVDHGLLRRHEADEVLAAFRELLHLNVVAVDGRERFLRKLRGVEDPERKRVIIGHEFIDVFEQEAAKIPGVKYLVQGTLYPDVIESKTPQSKAGEKIKSHHNVGGLPEKMGLLLIEPLRSLFKDEVRELGRALGLPENIVGRQPFPGPGLAVRIIGDVTDERLEILRGADAIVREEIDAADLDPRPWQYFAVLTPVKSVGVMGDGRTYANLMAIRAITSEDGMTADWARLPHELLERISARIVNEVRGVNRIAYDITTKPPATVEWE from the coding sequence ATGCCCGAAACGGTCTTCGTCCTCGACTTCGGCGCGCAGTATGGCCAGTTGATCGCAAGGCGCGTGCGCGAGTTGGGCGTCTATTGCGAGATCGTGCCGCACGACGCGCCGTGGAGCGCGCTCTCGCTGCGAGAGCCGGCGGCGCTGATTCTCTCAGGCGGCCCGGAGAGCACGCTGGTCGAGGGCGCTCCGGACATGGACGCCGCCGTTGTAAAATCGGGCGTACCCATTCTGGGAATTTGTTACGGCATGCAGCTGCTCGCGCGCGACGTGGGCGCCAAACTCGTCAAACTCGATCATGCCGAGTACGGTCCAGCCACCTTGGTAGTCGGCGATCGCGACACGCCGCTCTTCGACGGCGTGCCGGAAGAGTCGCGCGTCTGGATGTCGCATGGCGATTCGGTCGTTGCGCTTCCTGGGGGCTATCGGGCGCTGGCGTCGACGACGCGCTGCCACATCGCCGCGATGGGCAACGCGAAGAAGAAGATCTACGGGGTTCAATTCCATCCGGAAGTGATTCAGACGGAGCACGGACGAACGGTCCTCGACAATTTTCTCGGTGAGATAGCGGGACTTGGGCGCGATTGGAAGATGGAATCGTTTCTCGAGCATTCGATTGCGGAGATTAGCAGCAAGGTCGGAAGCGATAAAGTTATCTGCGCACTTTCGGGGGGCGTCGATTCGGCGGTGGCTGCAACCTTGGTCGCTCGCGCGGTCGGCGAGCAGCTCACCTGCATCTTCGTCGATCATGGGTTGCTTCGACGCCACGAGGCCGACGAAGTGCTCGCCGCTTTTCGAGAGCTGCTGCATCTCAACGTCGTGGCGGTCGATGGCCGCGAGCGGTTCTTACGAAAACTGCGGGGCGTCGAAGACCCCGAGCGCAAGCGCGTGATCATCGGTCACGAATTCATCGACGTCTTCGAACAGGAAGCTGCGAAGATCCCCGGCGTGAAGTACCTCGTACAAGGCACGCTCTATCCCGACGTGATCGAATCGAAGACACCCCAAAGCAAGGCCGGCGAGAAAATCAAGTCGCACCACAATGTCGGCGGCCTGCCCGAGAAGATGGGGCTGCTGCTGATCGAGCCGCTGCGCTCGCTCTTCAAAGACGAAGTGCGCGAGCTGGGGCGAGCGTTGGGCCTGCCGGAGAATATCGTGGGTCGGCAGCCGTTTCCGGGCCCCGGCTTGGCAGTGCGCATCATCGGCGACGTGACCGACGAGCGGCTTGAAATTCTTCGTGGCGCCGACGCGATCGTGCGCGAGGAAATCGATGCTGCCGATCTCGATCCGCGACCGTGGCAGTATTTTGCCGTATTGACTCCGGTCAAAAGCGTCGGCGTGATGGGTGACGGCAGAACCTACGCAAATCTGATGGCGATCCGTGCGATTACCAGCGAAGACGGGATGACCGCCGACTGGGCCCGTCTGCCGCACGAGCTCCTCGAACGAATCTCGGCGCGAATCGTTAATGAAGTGCGCGGCGTGAATCGCATTGCCTACGACATCACGACTAAGCCGCCCGCCACCGTCGAATGGGAATAG
- a CDS encoding helix-turn-helix transcriptional regulator has product MGKRIAARRRSLGWSQNELARRAEVNHPTLYKIEADQRLNPSISVIVRLARALGTTAEALYGLERDESRLFVDANKTTMLIEIRPLGRKANDAARARAHAFVTSALERAGARVREPASGDAEVAAESRLPAQAEDLAAGGLALIDEMQAMRRRLESLETWRRTQEARARKRASR; this is encoded by the coding sequence TTGGGAAAGAGAATCGCCGCCAGGCGACGGTCGTTGGGTTGGTCGCAAAACGAACTTGCGCGTCGCGCGGAAGTCAATCATCCAACATTGTACAAGATCGAAGCCGATCAGCGGCTCAATCCGTCCATCAGCGTGATCGTTCGTCTCGCGCGCGCACTCGGTACCACTGCCGAAGCGCTCTACGGTCTGGAACGCGATGAATCCCGGCTCTTCGTCGATGCAAACAAAACGACGATGCTGATCGAGATACGTCCCCTCGGACGAAAGGCGAACGATGCCGCGCGTGCTCGCGCTCACGCGTTTGTGACCAGCGCGTTAGAGCGCGCGGGAGCGCGCGTTCGCGAGCCGGCTAGCGGCGATGCTGAGGTCGCAGCGGAATCACGTCTGCCTGCGCAGGCCGAAGATTTGGCAGCGGGGGGACTGGCACTAATCGACGAGATGCAGGCGATGCGACGGAGATTGGAGTCGCTGGAGACATGGCGTCGCACGCAAGAAGCACGCGCTCGAAAGCGCGCATCGCGATAA
- the purF gene encoding amidophosphoribosyltransferase, translating into MCGITGVFAPGRDAARLAFFALYALQHRGQESAGIAAADGGTIRSHKEMGLLGAIFDEDILAGLSGHVAIGHTRYSTTGSSIVVNAQPLLERSDLGDFAFAHNGNLTNTDELRESLAPTTVLQASSDSEVMAKLIVESKGTMLERIESVLASARGAYSIVLCTHSELYAFRDPWGVRPLCLGRLGENGYVVASESCALGTIGAQYLREIERGEIVRISADGLESYQTTSERATPALCMFEYIYFARPDSKFNERSVYMARYAMGRQLAKEHPCEGDVVMAVPDSAVAGGIGYATESGLPYIEGLIKNRYIGRTFISPDQRMRSRGVHLKFNPVVENLRDQRVIVVDDSIVRGTTTPRIVALVREAGAREVHLRITSPPIKHPCYLGVDMATYDELIAANYSVEEIRQKTGADSLGYLSLEGLIEAVGRKREEMCLGCLIGEYPNVPAARSSNSRQARTQTTLA; encoded by the coding sequence ATGTGCGGGATAACGGGGGTCTTCGCACCAGGGCGTGACGCCGCTCGTCTAGCCTTCTTCGCGCTCTACGCGCTGCAGCACCGCGGACAGGAGTCGGCCGGCATCGCCGCGGCCGACGGCGGCACGATCCGTTCGCATAAAGAGATGGGACTGCTCGGCGCGATCTTCGATGAAGATATTTTGGCCGGCCTCAGCGGTCACGTCGCCATCGGACACACCCGCTATTCGACCACCGGCTCCTCGATCGTCGTCAACGCGCAGCCATTGCTCGAGCGCTCCGATCTCGGTGATTTCGCCTTCGCCCATAACGGAAATCTAACCAATACCGACGAGCTGCGCGAGTCGCTCGCACCGACGACCGTGCTCCAAGCGAGCTCCGACTCCGAGGTAATGGCAAAGCTCATCGTCGAGTCGAAGGGCACGATGCTCGAACGCATCGAGTCTGTTTTGGCATCGGCGCGCGGCGCGTACTCAATCGTGCTCTGCACGCACAGCGAACTCTACGCTTTTCGCGATCCGTGGGGCGTTCGGCCGCTTTGCCTCGGCCGCCTCGGCGAAAACGGCTACGTCGTGGCTTCGGAATCGTGCGCGCTCGGGACAATCGGAGCGCAATACCTGCGCGAGATCGAGCGAGGGGAAATCGTGCGCATCAGTGCGGACGGCCTGGAGTCGTATCAAACGACGTCCGAGCGAGCGACACCGGCGCTCTGCATGTTCGAATACATCTATTTCGCCCGCCCGGACTCAAAGTTTAACGAGCGTTCGGTCTACATGGCGCGGTACGCGATGGGGCGCCAGCTCGCCAAAGAACATCCGTGCGAGGGCGACGTCGTGATGGCGGTTCCCGACTCGGCGGTCGCCGGCGGGATTGGATATGCGACCGAGAGCGGCCTGCCTTATATCGAAGGGCTGATCAAGAACCGCTACATCGGCCGCACGTTCATCAGCCCCGATCAGCGGATGCGCTCGCGCGGCGTCCATCTCAAGTTCAACCCGGTTGTTGAGAATCTGCGCGATCAACGGGTAATCGTTGTCGACGATTCGATCGTCAGGGGAACGACGACCCCGCGAATCGTTGCACTTGTGCGCGAAGCCGGGGCGCGCGAAGTGCATTTGCGCATCACGTCGCCACCGATCAAGCATCCGTGTTATCTGGGCGTCGACATGGCGACGTACGACGAGCTTATCGCTGCTAACTATTCGGTCGAAGAGATTCGTCAAAAGACCGGGGCGGATTCGCTCGGCTACCTGAGCCTCGAAGGATTGATCGAAGCGGTCGGCCGCAAGCGCGAAGAGATGTGTTTGGGATGCCTCATCGGCGAATATCCCAACGTCCCCGCCGCTCGCTCTTCCAACTCGCGACAAGCTCGAACGCAGACGACGCTCGCCTAG
- a CDS encoding Bax inhibitor-1/YccA family protein: MAYRFPPQGRYGSHGQPVVPAIPTQSLLAQVLAITALGLCVTALAAWLSQGFVTSGIGLIAMLVGLVLLFSIYAARRNEALSLLLFYTFAFCEGVGIAPVIGQYLRAFGPDVVVNAALTTGLGMFALGAVVYATGLDLRRFQGIFTIALLGLIVVGIVSVFVRFLHPETYAWLTLIIFSGLVLIDFARLRAGGDGLTPVLMATSIYLDAINIFLALLQIFGGRRSSS, encoded by the coding sequence ATGGCTTATCGATTTCCGCCTCAGGGGCGCTACGGGTCGCACGGTCAGCCGGTCGTCCCAGCCATTCCCACGCAGTCCCTCCTGGCGCAGGTGCTGGCAATTACGGCGCTCGGGCTCTGCGTCACCGCGCTCGCGGCGTGGCTCTCGCAAGGATTCGTGACCTCGGGCATCGGCCTCATCGCCATGCTCGTCGGCCTCGTGCTGCTCTTTTCGATCTACGCGGCGCGCCGTAACGAGGCGCTCTCGCTGTTGCTCTTTTACACGTTCGCGTTCTGCGAAGGCGTTGGAATCGCGCCGGTCATCGGGCAATATTTGCGTGCATTCGGGCCAGACGTCGTCGTTAATGCGGCGCTAACCACCGGTTTGGGCATGTTTGCGTTGGGTGCCGTTGTTTACGCAACCGGCTTGGACTTGCGCCGTTTTCAGGGCATCTTCACGATCGCGTTGCTCGGTTTGATCGTGGTCGGCATCGTCTCGGTCTTCGTTCGTTTTCTGCATCCCGAGACGTATGCGTGGCTAACGCTCATCATCTTTTCTGGCCTGGTGCTCATCGATTTTGCTCGGTTGCGCGCGGGCGGCGACGGCTTGACTCCGGTCCTGATGGCAACCAGCATCTACCTCGACGCCATCAACATCTTTCTGGCATTATTGCAAATCTTCGGGGGCAGGCGGTCGTCCAGTTAG
- the tpx gene encoding thiol peroxidase — MTVDSVQSRRDAVTFKGNSMTLLGPQLRAGDPAPQFALTAGDLSSVNLDVLLDEGTRAAMLIVVPSLDTSVCSTESHKFNARLGELPAGVRAAVVSMDLPFAQARWCGAQGDVKLQMLSDYRDRSFGVNYGLLIEELGLLARAVVVIGKDRTIKYVQIVPEVASEPNYDEALKAAAAAA, encoded by the coding sequence ATGACCGTGGATTCGGTTCAATCCCGACGCGACGCCGTTACTTTCAAAGGGAATTCAATGACCTTGCTCGGACCGCAACTGCGCGCGGGCGATCCCGCCCCACAGTTCGCGTTGACCGCCGGCGATCTCTCGTCGGTCAATCTCGACGTTCTCTTAGACGAAGGAACGCGGGCCGCGATGCTGATCGTCGTTCCCTCTCTCGACACGAGCGTCTGCTCGACCGAATCGCACAAATTCAACGCTCGCCTCGGCGAGTTGCCTGCGGGCGTGCGGGCGGCCGTCGTTAGCATGGACCTACCGTTTGCGCAGGCTCGCTGGTGCGGTGCGCAAGGAGACGTCAAGCTGCAGATGCTCTCCGATTATCGCGATCGCAGTTTCGGAGTCAACTACGGACTCTTGATCGAAGAGCTTGGATTGCTCGCGCGCGCCGTCGTCGTCATCGGCAAGGATCGAACGATCAAGTACGTCCAGATCGTTCCGGAAGTCGCGAGCGAGCCTAACTACGACGAGGCACTCAAGGCGGCCGCGGCCGCAGCGTAG
- the purQ gene encoding phosphoribosylformylglycinamidine synthase I, with protein sequence MSARIAVPVFPGTNSEDETVRLLRDCGGNADLVHWSHGDRLAEYDAYVLSGGFAYEDRIRAGAIAAHDRIMDFVIDGAASGKLVFGICNGAQILLEAGLVPGTGPRRRPTAAFAKNGPQPHFVCRHVQLKLAIAPSRCAITAGLPPGALVPAWAAHAEGRLAATPQHLDEIVVGDHLAFLYAHADGTVDDAAVPNGSALHCAGLVNREGNVLAIMPHPERDGWNFNHLDRADGDDVLAPSGGAVLFRSFVHAVALRTP encoded by the coding sequence GTGAGCGCGCGCATCGCCGTACCGGTCTTTCCGGGCACCAACTCTGAAGACGAGACCGTCCGTTTGCTCCGCGATTGCGGCGGCAACGCGGACCTCGTGCATTGGTCGCATGGCGACCGTTTGGCCGAATACGATGCGTACGTGCTTTCCGGCGGCTTCGCCTATGAAGATCGCATTCGCGCCGGCGCCATCGCAGCTCACGATCGCATCATGGATTTCGTGATCGACGGCGCCGCCTCGGGCAAGCTCGTCTTTGGGATATGCAACGGCGCGCAGATACTGCTCGAGGCCGGGCTCGTTCCCGGCACCGGCCCGCGCCGCCGGCCGACCGCCGCGTTCGCAAAGAACGGGCCGCAGCCGCACTTCGTCTGCCGGCACGTGCAGTTGAAACTTGCGATCGCGCCGTCGCGATGCGCGATCACTGCCGGGTTGCCGCCTGGTGCGCTCGTTCCGGCGTGGGCCGCTCACGCCGAAGGACGGCTCGCTGCAACCCCGCAGCACCTCGATGAAATCGTCGTCGGGGACCATCTGGCCTTTCTCTACGCGCACGCCGATGGAACGGTCGACGATGCCGCGGTCCCAAACGGCTCCGCGCTTCACTGTGCGGGACTGGTCAATCGCGAGGGTAACGTGCTGGCGATCATGCCGCATCCCGAACGCGACGGCTGGAACTTCAATCATCTCGACCGCGCCGACGGCGACGACGTCCTGGCCCCGTCCGGCGGAGCCGTGCTATTTCGCAGCTTCGTCCACGCCGTTGCGCTGCGGACGCCATAA
- a CDS encoding formate--phosphoribosylaminoimidazolecarboxamide ligase produces the protein MDRPYTIATLGSHSALQILKGAHDEGFRTLAIPNRETERLYRSLAFVDEVITLNDYSEFMSQIDELQRRKVIIVPHGSFVAYLSLAEHKKMTIPYFGNKAVLDWEASRELQREWLSRAGLTLPRQFRSAGEIDRPVIVKLYGAAGGKGYMFIRDTHDFEARAAHLKEAYTIQEYIIGVPLYIHYFYSPLARKLEIMSMDRRYETNVDSLGRIPAAAQEGMDVSPSYVVVGNQPVSLRESMLAEALRMGDDVVRVSKEICGPKGLFGAFCIETIITPDIQFYVMEISARIVAGTNLFIDGSPYSYLNYSEPMSTGRRIAREIKNALLTNNLHLVLDDSSVL, from the coding sequence ATGGACCGGCCGTACACCATTGCGACATTAGGCTCGCATTCGGCGCTGCAAATTCTGAAAGGCGCGCACGACGAAGGATTCCGTACGCTCGCCATCCCCAACCGTGAGACCGAGCGCCTTTACCGGTCTCTTGCATTCGTCGATGAAGTCATCACCCTCAACGACTACTCCGAGTTCATGTCGCAGATCGACGAGCTGCAGCGGCGTAAGGTTATCATTGTGCCCCACGGCTCTTTCGTCGCATATCTCTCCCTGGCCGAACACAAAAAAATGACGATTCCCTACTTTGGAAACAAGGCGGTGCTCGATTGGGAAGCCAGCCGCGAGCTGCAGCGCGAGTGGCTTTCGCGCGCGGGGCTCACCTTACCGCGTCAATTTCGCAGCGCAGGCGAAATCGATCGTCCGGTGATCGTGAAGCTCTATGGCGCGGCCGGCGGCAAAGGTTACATGTTCATTAGGGACACCCACGATTTCGAGGCACGGGCGGCGCATCTTAAAGAAGCCTACACGATACAAGAATATATTATCGGAGTACCGCTCTACATTCATTACTTTTACTCGCCGCTTGCGCGTAAGCTAGAAATCATGTCGATGGATCGCCGCTATGAGACCAACGTCGATTCGCTCGGCCGCATCCCGGCCGCGGCCCAGGAAGGCATGGACGTCAGCCCCTCCTATGTCGTCGTCGGCAATCAGCCGGTTTCGCTGCGCGAATCGATGCTCGCGGAAGCCTTGCGCATGGGTGACGACGTCGTGCGGGTCAGCAAAGAAATTTGCGGACCCAAGGGCCTCTTCGGCGCATTCTGCATCGAAACGATCATTACGCCCGACATCCAATTCTACGTGATGGAGATCTCGGCGCGCATCGTCGCCGGAACGAATCTTTTCATCGATGGGTCGCCGTACTCGTATCTGAACTATTCGGAACCGATGTCAACCGGAAGGCGCATCGCCCGCGAAATTAAGAACGCCCTTCTGACGAATAACTTGCATTTGGTGCTGGATGATTCGAGCGTACTCTAA
- a CDS encoding MFS transporter, whose protein sequence is MWRLPKALLPIYGTTLVDTLGYTMMIPLLPGVIREYHASDVMVGALLSVPALCSMVAAPVWGKFSDRLGRKPIIITAQVLTLIGYLAQALSHSLVWIFVARILSGCGGGSLGAVQSYIADVTNEDQRDLGYSLYGAVFGMAFIVGPVSAGFLMKHGLAFPFFVAAGLEVVTIGFAAAFLPGKLKRAQRSTTSIGASLKAANVPGVRQVLIRQFFAIFAIVVFLANFSLYLHHVLHSAVTQVGWLLSVAGGIGGVALIVVVSPLAARIGDRAVAQIGLLLSFAAYGMLGLVTQLPVFFVVLATWAVGSSMVQPTLTALLSLRAKPSERGAIMGVSDSINSLAMILGPAAGSAIVGYNARLLGILPAGAVLAAFAMGRVPRRQGKV, encoded by the coding sequence ATGTGGCGGCTCCCCAAAGCTTTGCTTCCAATCTACGGCACGACATTGGTCGATACGCTCGGCTACACCATGATGATTCCGCTGCTGCCCGGTGTAATTCGCGAGTATCACGCTTCTGACGTGATGGTCGGCGCACTGTTGAGCGTTCCAGCCCTCTGTTCGATGGTGGCCGCGCCCGTCTGGGGAAAATTCAGCGATCGGCTCGGGCGTAAGCCGATCATCATCACCGCTCAAGTGCTCACGTTGATCGGCTATCTCGCGCAGGCGCTTTCCCATTCGCTCGTCTGGATCTTCGTCGCCCGCATCCTCTCCGGCTGCGGCGGCGGCAGCTTAGGCGCGGTGCAGTCGTACATCGCCGACGTCACCAATGAAGATCAGCGCGATCTAGGTTATTCGCTCTACGGCGCCGTCTTCGGCATGGCGTTCATCGTCGGTCCCGTATCGGCCGGCTTCCTCATGAAACACGGCTTGGCGTTTCCGTTTTTTGTCGCCGCCGGGCTCGAGGTTGTAACCATCGGTTTTGCCGCTGCGTTCCTTCCGGGAAAACTGAAACGCGCGCAGCGCAGCACAACCAGCATTGGGGCGTCGCTCAAAGCGGCCAACGTGCCCGGCGTCCGGCAAGTCCTCATCCGTCAGTTTTTCGCGATTTTCGCCATCGTCGTGTTCTTGGCAAATTTCTCGCTCTACCTTCATCACGTGCTTCATTCGGCCGTGACGCAAGTTGGCTGGCTTCTCTCTGTGGCGGGCGGCATTGGGGGCGTCGCGCTGATCGTCGTCGTCTCGCCGCTGGCGGCGCGCATTGGCGATCGCGCCGTCGCGCAGATCGGATTGCTGTTGAGCTTCGCGGCGTACGGGATGCTCGGATTGGTCACGCAGCTGCCGGTCTTTTTTGTGGTGCTCGCCACGTGGGCCGTCGGCTCGTCCATGGTCCAACCGACCTTGACCGCCCTGCTTTCGCTCCGAGCCAAGCCGAGCGAGCGGGGAGCGATCATGGGCGTCAGCGATTCGATCAACAGTTTAGCGATGATTCTCGGTCCCGCGGCGGGCTCGGCGATCGTCGGCTACAATGCGCGGCTGCTGGGCATACTGCCGGCGGGTGCCGTCTTGGCAGCCTTCGCTATGGGACGAGTTCCGCGTCGCCAGGGCAAAGTGTAA
- a CDS encoding DUF1297 domain-containing protein, with amino-acid sequence MSKEQVAHALARYDRSALTLCSIGSHSALEITYGARTQGLRNLIVTAAGREKTYAHYFAAKQNPARGCVDETLALEFFADILNDEVQERLLAQNVIFVPNRSFEVYLRQKFDYGQIEGRMQVPFFGNRHLLRAEERAVSPDEPADGMDQYALLKRAGIRHPREVRSPEEIDTLVMIKAPHARVNFERAFFLASSPLEYRATASRLIEEGTLTSDGLATARIEEYALGPSVNFNFFYSPLLDELELSGTDTRRQTNLEGFRNLPPAAFEAARNVPLRLEEAGHVAATVLESMLEPAFEMGARFVKAARELTAPGVIGPFALQCVITAGPPKELVCYDVSLRVPGSPGTRYTPYSAYRWGRDVSVGERIAMEVVMARDTDRLSDVLT; translated from the coding sequence TTGAGCAAAGAGCAGGTCGCGCACGCGCTCGCTCGATACGACCGCTCGGCTTTAACTCTGTGCTCGATTGGCAGCCACTCGGCCTTGGAGATCACCTACGGCGCGCGCACGCAGGGCTTGCGCAATCTGATCGTTACCGCCGCCGGCCGTGAGAAGACGTACGCGCACTACTTTGCCGCGAAGCAGAACCCGGCCCGCGGGTGTGTCGACGAAACGCTAGCGCTCGAGTTCTTCGCCGATATTTTGAACGACGAGGTTCAAGAGCGATTACTCGCTCAGAACGTGATCTTCGTTCCAAATCGGTCGTTCGAAGTCTATCTCCGGCAAAAATTCGATTACGGGCAGATCGAAGGACGCATGCAGGTGCCGTTCTTCGGCAATCGCCATTTGTTGCGCGCCGAAGAACGCGCCGTGTCGCCCGACGAACCTGCAGATGGGATGGATCAGTATGCGCTGCTGAAGCGGGCAGGGATCCGTCATCCCCGCGAGGTGCGGTCTCCCGAGGAGATCGACACGTTGGTGATGATCAAGGCGCCGCACGCCCGCGTGAACTTCGAGCGGGCGTTTTTCTTGGCGTCTTCCCCGCTGGAGTATCGCGCGACCGCGAGCCGGTTGATCGAAGAAGGAACGCTGACCTCGGATGGGCTCGCAACGGCGCGCATTGAGGAGTACGCGCTGGGACCGTCGGTAAACTTCAACTTCTTTTATTCGCCGTTGTTGGACGAGCTGGAGCTCTCTGGAACCGACACCCGGCGTCAAACGAATCTCGAAGGTTTCCGAAACCTGCCGCCGGCGGCATTTGAGGCCGCGCGAAACGTGCCGTTACGATTGGAGGAGGCCGGCCACGTCGCCGCGACCGTCCTCGAGTCGATGCTCGAGCCCGCTTTCGAGATGGGCGCCCGTTTCGTCAAAGCGGCGCGCGAACTGACGGCTCCAGGGGTTATCGGACCGTTTGCACTCCAATGCGTGATTACCGCCGGGCCGCCCAAGGAGCTGGTCTGCTACGATGTCTCACTTCGCGTACCCGGCTCGCCCGGCACGCGCTATACGCCGTATTCAGCCTACCGCTGGGGACGTGACGTCTCGGTCGGAGAGCGCATTGCGATGGAGGTCGTGATGGCGCGCGACACCGATCGCCTCTCCGATGTGTTGACATAG